From the Streptomyces sp. Sge12 genome, the window TGAACGTACGGTCCACCCGGTGCGTCAGCAGCGCCATCGAGGTGGCCTCCAGCACCACGCCGGCGGCCCCGTGGTCGCGCATGTACCCCAGGAGGTATTGCAGGTCGGGGGATTCCGGCGTGGTCAGCACCGATGGCGGCATGGGGATCGGCTCGTCGCCGATCCTGCTGCCGGCGGTTCCGATGACCCCCACCCTGGATCCCTCGGCGATCCGCAGGACGGACTCGACCATGTACGAGACGGAGGTCTTCCCGTTGGTGCCGGTGATCGCCACCATGTCCATCCGCCTGCCGGGCTCGCCGAAGTAGCGGGAGGTCACCACCGCGGCGGCCGTCCGCGTGTCGGGTACCCGGACGACGCAGGCGCCCAAGGGCCACACCGCGGCCGGCAGGGCGGGTTCGCTGCCGTCGACGAGCACGGCGGCGGCGCCCCGGGCCAGGGCGGGCAGGACGGAGCCGGGGCCGCCCTCCCGGTGTCCGGGTACGGCGATGAAGAGCGAGCCCGGGGTCACCCGGTCGGCGTCGTAGGTGGTTCCCGCGGTGATCAGCGTCGTGTCCGGATCACCCTGGAGGACGTGGTGCTCCTGCCCGGCCAGCAATTCGCTCAGCTTCACAATGGTCCCTTCGAGGGGGCTCGGGCCCGGGCGTGCGGCCGTAGCCAGGCGGCAGCGCCGGCGGCATGCCGGGAAGCTGCTGTGGTGATGTGGAGCGGAGGCGCCGGAGGCGCGAAGCGCTAGCCGTGCCCGTGCAGGGCGGTACGGCGCGTCTTGGGCGGTACGGCGAGGGCCGCGTCGGCCGGGTCGACGACGGTCGTGAGCCCGGCGGCCGGGCGCATCCCGGAGGCGGCCTGCTGCAGGCACTGCCTCGAGGAACGTGTGCGACCCATGGGCCGAGTGTACGGCCCACCCGGCGGCCCGGGGATCGCCGCTGCCGGCCCGCGATGTCCGCCGGTCCGGCCGGGCCGGCGACCGGCCGTCCCCGTGCGTGGACGCACCGGCGGAAGGCGGCGGCGCGGGTGGGGCGGGTGGGGGCGGCGCTCGTCCCGGCGCGCACGGACCACGGCGCCGTCCGGCGGCTTCTCGTACTGCTGCTCGCCCTCGGCCGCCGTGCCGCAGGAGCGGCAGCCGGGAGCCGTCAGGTGTCAGGTGTCAGGCGTGGTTGACGGGGAGGACGTCCGGGGAGAGGGTGCCGGCCCGGGCCGCGGCCGAGGTCATCCGCCTGCGGTGGTGGCGGCGGCAGAGGACCTCGTAGCCGATCTCCTCCGCCGGACGGTTCACATCGCCGACGACGACCTGGGCGCCCTCGACGACCATCTCCCCGCCCACCGTGCGGGCGTTGTGCGTGGCCCGGGCGCCGCACCAGCACAGGGCCTCGACCTGGAGCTGTTCGAGCCGGTCCGCCAGCTCGATCAGGCGCTGGGAGCCCGGGAAGAGCTTCGTGCGGAAGTCCGTGGTGATACCGAAGGCGAAGACGTCCAGCCCGAGGTCGTCGACGATGCGGGCGAGCTGGTCGATCTGCTCCGGGGTCAGGAACTGCGCCTCGTCCACGATCACGTAGTCCGCCTTGCCGCCCTTGGACAACTGCGCGACCAGGTAGGCGTACAGGTCCATGTCCTCCGGCGCCTCCACCGCCTCCGTCACCAGCCCGAGGCGCGAGGACAGCTTGCCCTCGCCCGCCCGGTCGTCACGGGTGAAGATCACGCCCTGGAGTCCTCGCGCAT encodes:
- a CDS encoding thymidine kinase; this translates as MPELVFFSGTMDCGKSTLALQIAHNRDARGLQGVIFTRDDRAGEGKLSSRLGLVTEAVEAPEDMDLYAYLVAQLSKGGKADYVIVDEAQFLTPEQIDQLARIVDDLGLDVFAFGITTDFRTKLFPGSQRLIELADRLEQLQVEALCWCGARATHNARTVGGEMVVEGAQVVVGDVNRPAEEIGYEVLCRRHHRRRMTSAAARAGTLSPDVLPVNHA